Proteins from a genomic interval of Capsicum annuum cultivar UCD-10X-F1 chromosome 4, UCD10Xv1.1, whole genome shotgun sequence:
- the LOC107867224 gene encoding QWRF motif-containing protein 2, with amino-acid sequence MVAAVSATKPKVQHPKRPPLLPSEAQNGGGASRRFPKSKEVNSRYLSTSSSSSVSTTSSSNTSVAAANSVASLRSPSQMVTRTPVQNSGSVKRSQSVDRRRPVTPIEKSTAVKQLLSSSRSLSVSFQGQSISIPVSKAKPAPATNGISSVRKGTPERRKVAADFVTPERRKVAANFVKPERRKVEPELSTPVRDRSESVKSGDQHRWPGRSKSLNSSFLTRSVDCGSIEKHKFGSESVTSSSMKSVIDIYHRARIEAKLKPQSDNDEVDMNGTAISGDALGSDSESVSSGSISGIHDGPTVIQGRGGPRGIVVPARFWQETNNRIRRGPELGSSMEKNGSVKTVPPSKLMVNKKFPSDSPKASPRGVPASRGLVSPLRGGQRPASPSKALTPSANPPLRGMPSPTRTRNGAMGSISNNSCSLPSILSFAADARRGKVGESRIVEAHELRLLYNRHMQWRFVNAQAEAALRAQTTTAERNLYNAWLTTLKLRHSVKSKRIQLQLLRQNVKLHSILKGQGPCLENWSMVDGEHCNSLSGTICSMEASTIRLPVVEGAKAEVQNVKDAISSAVDMMQAMGSSLCSLLPKVEQVDSTVYELTDVVANELALLDQCRDLLSSMTALQVKECSLRTHLLQIKDTVSCATTKV; translated from the exons ATGGTGGCTGCAGTATCAGCAACAAAGCCGAAAGTACAACATCCGAAAAGGCCGCCATTGTTACCTTCAGAAGCTCAAAATGGAGGAGGAGCTTCAAGAAGATTTCCGAAATCTAAAGAAGTTAACTCACGGTACCTTTCGACTTCTTCGTCGTCTTCAGTTTCAACGACGTCGTCTTCGAATACGTCGGTGGCGGCGGCGAATTCCGTTGCTTCATTGAGAAGTCCATCGCAAATGGTAACTAGGACGCCGGTTCAGAATTCTGGTTCGGTGAAACGGTCGCAATCGGTGGACCGGAGACGGCCGGTTACGCCTATAGAGAAGTCTACTGCGGTGAAGCAGCTGTTGAGTTCCAGTAGAAGTTTATCGGTTTCGTTTCAAGGTCAGTCTATCTCTATACCTGTTAGTAAGGCAAAGCCTGCCCCTGCGACGAACGGTATAAGTAGTGTGAGGAAAGGAACGCCGGAGAGGAGGAAAGTTGCGGCGGATTTTGTTACGCCGGAGAGGAGGAAAGTTGCGGCGAATTTTGTTAAGCCGGAGAGGAGGAAAGTTGAACCGGAGTTGAGTACACCGGTGAGAGATCGGAGTGAGAGTGTTAAGTCAGGTGATCAGCATAGGTGGCCAGGGAGGTCAAAGTCATTGAATTCGAGTTTTTTGACACGAAGTGTTGATTGTGGTTCAATTGAGAAGCACAAATTTGGATCCGAAAGTGTTACTAGTTCATCGATGAAGTCggtaattgatatatatcatagagCTAGAATTGAAGCTAAATTGAAACCTCAAAGTGACAATGATGAGGTTGATATGAATGGAACAGCTATATCAGGTGATGCATTGGGTTCAGATAGTGAAAGTGTCTCTTCTGGGAGTATTTCAGGTATTCATGATGGTCCGACTGTGATTCAAGGGCGAGGAGGTCCCCGTGGGATAGTTGTGCCTGCTAGGTTTTGGCAAGAGACTAATAACAGGATCAGACGAGGGCCAGAACTTGGTTCTTCTATGGAGAAAAATGGTAGTGTGAAAACAGTGCCTCCGTCAAAGCTAATGGTAAACAAGAAGTTTCCGAGTGATTCCCCTAAAGCATCACCTCGGGGTGTCCCTGCTTCTAGAGGTCTAGTGTCTCCTCTTCGAGGGGGTCAAAGACCAGCATCTCCAAGTAAGGCATTGACACCATCTGCTAATCCTCCTTTAAGAGGGATGCCAAGTCCTACAAGAACAAGAAATGGTGCAATGGGTTCAATATCTAATAATTCCTGCAGCCTGccctcaattttgagttttgctgCTGATGCAAGAAGAGGGAAGGTAGGGGAAAGCCGGATAGTTGAAGCACATGAATTAAGGCTTCTATATAATCGGCACATGCAATGGCGTTTTGTCAATGCACAAGCAGAAGCTGCTCTAAGGGCACAGACAACAACAGCAGAG AGGAACCTGTACAATGCTTGGTTGACTACTTTAAAATTGCGACATTCTGTGAAGTCCAAAAGAATTCAGCTGCAGCTGCTGCGGCAAAATGTGAAGCTGCATTCCATCCTCAAAGGACAA GGGCCATGTTTGGAAAATTGGAGTATGGTTGATGGAGAACATTGCAATTCATTGTCAGGAACCATATGTTCTATGGAAGCGAGCACTATTCGTCTCCCTGTCGTGGAAGGAGCTAAG GCAGAAGTTCAAAATGTGAAAGATGCTATTTCTTCAGCTGTTGACATGATGCAGGCAATGGGATCCTCACTGTGTTCTTTGCTGCCGAAG gTAGAGCAGGTGGATTCTACGGTATATGAGCTTACAGATGTGGTGGCTAATGAGCTTGCTTTACTTGACCAATGTAGAGATCTCTTGTCATCAATGACAGCTCTACAG GTGAAGGAATGTAGCCTGAGGACACATCTATTACAAATAAAAGACACGGTTTCTTGCGCAACAACAAAAGTGTAA